The following proteins are co-located in the Polystyrenella longa genome:
- the dcd gene encoding dCTP deaminase: MILSGMEIKAQLGNNIEIDPFRESQLNPNSYNLSLHNELLVYEEIVLDMKRPNRYRRYEIPEEGFVLQPHKLYLARTVERTETHNLVPMLEGRSSVGRLGLIVHCTAGFGDVGFCGYWTLEMFAVQPVRIYPNLPICQIFYHTLEGEVQEYKSDKYQNNRDIQPSLLYREFEQTTDPQMRLGFHTHDD, translated from the coding sequence ATGATTCTTTCCGGAATGGAAATCAAAGCCCAGTTGGGAAACAACATCGAAATTGATCCGTTCCGAGAATCGCAGCTCAACCCGAACAGTTACAACTTGTCATTGCACAATGAACTTCTGGTCTATGAAGAAATTGTGCTGGATATGAAACGGCCCAATCGGTATCGCCGCTACGAAATTCCTGAAGAGGGGTTCGTGCTGCAACCGCATAAACTGTATCTGGCACGAACGGTCGAGCGGACCGAGACGCACAACCTGGTGCCGATGCTGGAAGGACGTTCTTCGGTCGGTCGACTCGGGTTGATCGTCCACTGCACGGCCGGTTTCGGTGATGTCGGTTTCTGCGGTTACTGGACGCTCGAAATGTTTGCCGTGCAACCAGTTCGGATTTATCCTAACCTGCCAATCTGCCAGATCTTTTATCACACTCTGGAAGGTGAAGTGCAGGAATACAAAAGCGATAAGTATCAGAACAATCGGGATATCCAGCCGAGCCTGTTGTACCGCGAATTCGAGCAGACAACCGACCCGCAGATGCGTCTCGGTTTTCATACGCATGACGATTAG
- the ettA gene encoding energy-dependent translational throttle protein EttA, whose translation MSQQYIMSIEGLTRIYDEKEVLSNINIAFLPGAKIGVLGGNGSGKSTLLRIMAGKDQDYMGTVRPAKNISIGYFEQEPQLDPEQTVEEAIFEAVQGSQAILDRYNEVNMKFAEEMTPEEMERLIEEQAKLQDKIDAANLWELDRTVELAMEALRVPPSDAKIDKLSGGEKRRVALCRLVLENPDMLLLDEPTNHLDAESVAWLEHFLKDFPGTVVAVTHDRYFLDNAAGWILELDRGQGIPYEGNYSSWLEQKQARLKEEERRESKRQRMLKQELEWVRMSPKARATKNKARLERYESLAAQQYDEREDAADIQIPVSRPLGDLVVRAEGLSKAFDDKVLFEDLEFNLPRGGIVGVIGPNGAGKTTLFKMIMGTEEPTSGSLRIGDSVELAYVDQSRDALDGNKSVYEEISGGLDLMEVGGSRIHARAYCGRFNFKGSDQQQKVGTLSGGQRNRVHLAKLLRSGGNLLLLDEPTNDLDVETLRSLEDALSNFGGCAMVTSHDRWFLDRIATHILAFEGDSNIVWFEGNYKMYEIQRRERLGDDADRPRRVRYKRIVT comes from the coding sequence ATGTCGCAACAATACATTATGTCGATCGAAGGCCTCACTCGCATTTATGACGAGAAAGAGGTCCTGAGCAATATTAATATCGCTTTCCTGCCGGGTGCCAAAATTGGTGTTCTGGGGGGCAATGGTTCTGGTAAGAGTACGCTGCTACGCATTATGGCGGGTAAAGACCAGGACTACATGGGGACCGTTCGTCCGGCCAAAAATATCAGCATTGGTTATTTTGAGCAGGAGCCTCAACTTGATCCGGAGCAGACGGTCGAAGAGGCCATCTTTGAAGCGGTGCAGGGATCTCAAGCGATCCTTGATCGTTACAATGAAGTGAACATGAAGTTCGCCGAAGAGATGACGCCCGAGGAGATGGAGCGACTGATCGAAGAGCAGGCGAAACTGCAGGATAAGATCGACGCTGCCAATTTATGGGAACTCGACCGAACCGTCGAACTGGCGATGGAAGCTTTACGCGTGCCACCCAGTGACGCGAAAATAGATAAGCTGTCCGGGGGAGAAAAACGCCGCGTCGCTCTCTGTCGTCTGGTCCTTGAAAACCCGGACATGCTGCTCCTCGACGAACCCACGAACCACCTCGACGCCGAATCTGTCGCCTGGTTGGAGCATTTCCTGAAAGATTTCCCGGGGACTGTCGTTGCCGTCACCCACGACCGGTACTTCCTCGACAATGCCGCCGGTTGGATTCTGGAACTCGACCGCGGGCAGGGAATTCCTTACGAAGGGAACTATTCTTCCTGGCTGGAACAGAAACAGGCTCGGCTTAAAGAAGAGGAACGCCGCGAATCCAAACGGCAACGGATGCTGAAGCAGGAACTCGAGTGGGTGCGCATGTCGCCCAAAGCTCGTGCGACTAAAAACAAAGCTCGACTGGAACGGTACGAGTCCTTAGCCGCACAACAATACGATGAACGAGAAGACGCCGCCGATATCCAGATTCCTGTTTCACGACCATTGGGTGACTTGGTTGTGCGGGCGGAAGGGTTATCGAAAGCGTTCGATGATAAAGTTCTGTTTGAAGATCTTGAATTCAACCTGCCTCGCGGGGGAATCGTCGGTGTGATCGGACCGAACGGTGCCGGTAAAACGACTCTGTTCAAAATGATCATGGGAACCGAAGAACCGACCTCCGGGTCGTTGCGAATTGGAGACTCGGTCGAACTCGCTTATGTTGATCAGAGTCGCGACGCGCTCGATGGAAACAAATCTGTTTACGAAGAAATCTCCGGTGGTCTGGACTTGATGGAAGTCGGTGGAAGCCGCATTCACGCACGGGCTTATTGCGGTCGATTCAACTTCAAGGGTTCCGATCAACAACAGAAAGTCGGTACACTCTCCGGGGGACAACGCAACCGGGTCCACTTGGCGAAACTGCTTCGCTCTGGTGGAAACCTGCTGCTGCTCGACGAACCCACAAACGACCTCGACGTGGAAACACTTCGCTCGCTGGAAGATGCCCTGTCCAACTTTGGCGGATGTGCCATGGTGACGAGCCACGACCGTTGGTTCCTCGACCGGATCGCGACCCACATTCTTGCCTTCGAAGGAGATAGCAATATCGTCTGGTTCGAAGGGAACTACAAGATGTATGAGATCCAGCGACGCGAGCGGCTGGGTGACGACGCCGATCGCCCAAGGCGGGTTCGATATAAACGAATTGTCACTTAA
- a CDS encoding prolyl oligopeptidase family serine peptidase, translating to MPSRLKTLFVCAIVSLLVCETKAVFADGERDNDSTQVRRIPKEGVEIPDDVRAELTESLQHLEKQINELRTKKDEQVSSLLPDVEIFHRAVRVAIEYNEFFDQKEFSVAKALVATGSERAQQLSEGKSPWTRQTGLVVRGYRSRIDDTVQPYGLLIPDGYNFDDTREYRCDLWFHGRGETLSEVNFINQRMKYGSYVTPENTIVLHPYGRYSNAFKFAGEVDVLEALESTQERYRINEDLIASRGFSMGGAAAWQFAVHYPDRWFAANPGAGFSETPEFLKFFQKEKLNPNEQERALWHLYDCTDYAVNLKACPTIAYSGELDIQKQAADVMETALAKENIRLMHIIGPETKHSIHVDSRTIIEQKLNELAKFGRPFLPRRLEFVTYTLKYNKMHWITLNGLQKHWTEARIKAETRGNEVIATTKNIRDLTFEFPAGSYRFEMDQPITVNIDGQTLELPGPMSDLSWKTRLQLKNDQWVVAETEVELQAGAKAASLRKQHDLQGPIDDAFMDSFVVVTPTGTSPHSHVQEWSASEQEHAIVHWRRHFRGDAQVVSDAELTDEQIVASNLILFGDPASNKVLARISDQLPIQWTPEAISVGSKKYDASHHALILIYPNPLNPQKYVVLNSGFTFREYDYLNNARQVPKLPDWAIIDLNTPADSRAPGKVVDLDFFDESWQLAPAE from the coding sequence ATGCCGTCCCGCCTGAAAACTCTATTCGTTTGTGCTATAGTTTCGCTTCTTGTCTGTGAAACTAAAGCGGTCTTCGCTGATGGCGAGCGGGATAATGATTCGACCCAGGTGCGTCGTATTCCCAAAGAGGGCGTCGAAATTCCAGACGACGTTCGTGCCGAACTTACCGAGAGCTTGCAGCATCTCGAGAAGCAGATTAACGAACTGCGGACAAAAAAAGACGAACAAGTCTCTTCGCTGCTACCGGATGTGGAAATCTTTCATCGCGCCGTACGGGTAGCAATCGAATACAATGAGTTCTTCGATCAAAAAGAATTCTCCGTTGCCAAGGCTTTAGTGGCGACTGGATCGGAACGGGCTCAACAATTATCCGAAGGTAAATCTCCCTGGACTCGTCAAACGGGACTGGTGGTTCGTGGGTATCGTTCGCGAATTGATGACACCGTTCAACCTTACGGTTTGCTCATCCCGGATGGGTACAACTTCGACGACACTCGGGAGTACCGCTGTGATCTTTGGTTTCATGGTCGCGGTGAAACATTAAGCGAAGTCAACTTCATCAACCAGCGCATGAAGTATGGCAGTTATGTGACTCCGGAAAACACGATCGTCTTGCATCCCTATGGGCGATATAGCAATGCATTCAAATTCGCCGGTGAGGTCGATGTACTCGAAGCTCTGGAGTCGACTCAAGAACGGTACCGCATCAACGAAGACTTAATTGCCTCTCGTGGTTTCTCCATGGGTGGTGCGGCGGCGTGGCAGTTTGCCGTGCACTATCCCGATCGCTGGTTTGCCGCGAATCCGGGAGCCGGTTTTTCAGAAACGCCCGAGTTTCTCAAGTTCTTTCAAAAAGAAAAACTCAACCCGAATGAGCAGGAACGTGCCTTGTGGCATCTCTACGACTGCACTGATTACGCCGTGAACCTGAAAGCCTGTCCGACGATAGCTTACAGTGGCGAACTCGACATTCAAAAGCAGGCGGCCGATGTTATGGAAACAGCGTTGGCAAAAGAAAATATCCGGTTGATGCATATCATTGGCCCGGAAACGAAACACAGTATTCATGTCGATTCCCGCACGATTATCGAACAGAAATTGAACGAACTTGCCAAGTTTGGACGTCCCTTCCTGCCCCGACGTCTGGAGTTTGTGACCTACACACTCAAGTACAACAAGATGCACTGGATCACATTGAATGGACTCCAGAAGCATTGGACAGAAGCCCGCATCAAAGCGGAGACTCGTGGCAACGAGGTGATCGCGACGACAAAAAATATCCGGGATCTTACATTCGAATTTCCGGCGGGTTCTTATCGTTTCGAAATGGATCAACCCATCACGGTGAACATTGACGGACAGACATTGGAACTACCTGGCCCTATGTCTGACTTGTCCTGGAAGACAAGGCTCCAGTTGAAGAACGACCAATGGGTTGTTGCCGAAACAGAAGTTGAGTTGCAGGCAGGTGCTAAAGCTGCCAGCTTACGGAAACAGCATGATCTCCAGGGACCAATTGACGATGCCTTTATGGATTCATTCGTCGTGGTGACTCCGACTGGCACGAGTCCACATAGCCATGTGCAGGAATGGTCCGCGTCCGAACAGGAACACGCCATCGTTCACTGGCGTCGACATTTCCGAGGCGACGCCCAAGTCGTGAGTGATGCCGAACTGACCGATGAACAGATTGTCGCATCCAACTTGATTCTCTTTGGAGATCCTGCAAGCAACAAAGTTTTGGCCAGAATCTCAGATCAACTGCCCATTCAATGGACGCCAGAGGCCATCTCGGTCGGTTCTAAAAAATACGATGCGAGCCACCATGCGTTGATCCTGATTTATCCGAATCCGCTCAACCCCCAAAAGTATGTGGTGCTTAATAGTGGGTTCACATTTCGTGAATACGACTATCTCAATAATGCCCGGCAGGTTCCCAAACTTCCCGACTGGGCAATTATCGATTTGAATACTCCCGCCGACAGTCGTGCTCCGGGTAAGGTAGTCGATCTCGATTTCTTCGACGAATCCTGGCAGCTTGCTCCTGCTGAATAG
- the ygfZ gene encoding CAF17-like 4Fe-4S cluster assembly/insertion protein YgfZ produces the protein MTAADTLSLLRAHSQSETLSELPGPRLKSFGDSAAEWKAVEEETVLFDLNQSFCWRMTGKDRIKFMNNFCTNNMVLLQPGSGCETFSTSVKGRVLGHLFVVCETDSLLLIGLGGDEEELLKHFRKYVLLDDVQITPLNEQYELFYMTGNGAGAKAEEVIGTSLERWQTAEVDQFEQPFLSVRIDLFDMPGYLLMIPQNDVATHWKYLTENGILAAGADCFHTLRIESGLPLCGIDISEDNLAHEAARTSSAISFTKGCYLGQEPIARLETLGHTNQELRSVSWDGAHIFSPGAALFTTAGEKQIGRITSTCLHPDGTSGRALAMVRREYLESGTAVLIDAEGVEKQLAVVL, from the coding sequence ATGACCGCTGCAGATACCTTGTCGCTTCTCCGTGCTCACAGTCAGTCAGAGACATTATCCGAATTGCCCGGTCCCCGGTTGAAGTCGTTCGGTGACAGTGCCGCGGAATGGAAAGCCGTTGAAGAAGAAACTGTCTTGTTCGATTTGAACCAGTCGTTCTGCTGGAGAATGACGGGGAAGGATCGCATCAAGTTTATGAACAATTTCTGCACGAACAATATGGTTCTACTGCAACCAGGTTCGGGATGTGAAACCTTTTCGACATCCGTGAAAGGACGTGTACTGGGACATCTGTTTGTCGTCTGTGAAACTGACAGCCTGCTTTTGATTGGATTAGGTGGTGATGAAGAAGAATTGCTTAAGCATTTTCGCAAGTATGTATTGCTGGACGATGTGCAAATCACTCCCTTGAACGAGCAGTATGAACTCTTTTACATGACGGGCAACGGGGCTGGCGCGAAAGCGGAAGAGGTTATCGGCACCTCGCTGGAACGATGGCAAACTGCAGAGGTTGATCAGTTTGAACAGCCTTTCTTATCAGTAAGAATTGATCTGTTTGATATGCCCGGTTATCTTCTGATGATTCCTCAAAATGACGTTGCCACACACTGGAAATATCTTACTGAGAACGGCATACTCGCCGCAGGAGCTGACTGCTTTCATACGCTGCGAATTGAAAGCGGTCTTCCGCTATGCGGAATCGATATCTCCGAAGACAACCTCGCTCATGAAGCGGCCCGTACAAGCTCAGCGATCTCATTTACAAAAGGGTGTTACCTCGGGCAGGAGCCAATTGCTCGCCTGGAAACGTTAGGTCACACCAATCAAGAGCTAAGGAGTGTGTCGTGGGATGGAGCCCACATTTTCTCTCCGGGAGCAGCCCTCTTTACCACTGCAGGGGAAAAGCAAATTGGTCGCATCACCTCGACCTGCCTGCACCCCGATGGAACCAGTGGTCGGGCTCTGGCGATGGTTCGCCGAGAATATCTCGAATCAGGCACGGCCGTACTGATTGATGCAGAAGGAGTTGAAAAACAGCTCGCCGTCGTATTGTAA
- a CDS encoding malate dehydrogenase, giving the protein MKAPIRVAVTGAAGQIGYALLFRIASGQLFGKDQPVILHLVEVPPVMGALDGVEMELDDCAFPTLAGVVKADSDHLEDGFADCNFVLCVGSVPRKAGMERGDLIRINGPIFTNTGKAIQAAAAKDVRIVVVGNPCNTNCLIAMANAPDIPRDRWYAMMMLDENRAVSQLAKKSGMTVADVKNMTIWGNHSATQYPDFYNATIGGKPAADVIGDESWLQDTFIETVQKRGAAVIQARGASSAASAANACIDTVKNIITPTPAGESFSAAICSDGSYGIDEGLICSFPLTSDGSNWSIKQGVKQNEWAQAKVDATVAELKEERDTVKDLLP; this is encoded by the coding sequence ATGAAAGCCCCGATTCGCGTGGCCGTCACAGGCGCCGCCGGTCAGATTGGTTACGCCCTCTTGTTCCGTATTGCATCGGGTCAACTCTTTGGTAAAGACCAGCCCGTTATTCTCCATCTCGTCGAGGTTCCCCCGGTAATGGGTGCTCTCGATGGCGTGGAAATGGAACTTGATGACTGCGCATTCCCGACCCTGGCTGGTGTCGTCAAAGCGGACAGTGACCATCTCGAAGACGGATTCGCTGATTGCAACTTCGTGCTGTGCGTTGGTTCTGTTCCCCGTAAAGCGGGTATGGAACGGGGCGATCTGATCCGTATCAATGGACCGATCTTCACCAACACTGGCAAAGCGATTCAAGCCGCTGCGGCGAAAGACGTCCGTATTGTCGTCGTTGGAAACCCGTGTAACACGAACTGCCTGATCGCCATGGCGAACGCCCCCGATATCCCCCGGGATCGTTGGTACGCGATGATGATGCTTGACGAAAACCGTGCTGTTTCTCAGCTCGCGAAAAAATCGGGCATGACGGTGGCCGATGTCAAAAACATGACGATCTGGGGTAACCACTCCGCGACGCAGTATCCGGACTTCTACAACGCCACGATTGGTGGCAAACCTGCTGCTGACGTTATTGGTGACGAATCCTGGTTGCAGGATACGTTCATCGAAACCGTTCAGAAACGAGGCGCCGCCGTCATTCAGGCTCGTGGAGCTTCTTCGGCCGCTTCCGCTGCCAACGCCTGTATCGATACCGTCAAAAACATCATCACTCCCACTCCGGCTGGCGAATCCTTCAGTGCTGCGATCTGCAGTGATGGAAGTTACGGAATCGATGAAGGTCTGATCTGCAGCTTCCCACTCACTAGCGATGGTTCCAACTGGTCCATCAAGCAGGGTGTGAAGCAGAACGAATGGGCACAAGCCAAAGTCGATGCGACTGTCGCCGAATTGAAAGAGGAACGGGACACGGTTAAAGATCTGCTTCCATAA
- a CDS encoding serine hydrolase domain-containing protein — MPPFAELKPSQDPAVVGLCPERWTGISKQAAAWCAADAIPAISYLMGKESNATEVVRLGRQQVNSDKPLATDSIFLVASITKPIVGTAVLQLLEQGELMLNDKVRKFIPEFKGTGKNSITLRHLLTHSSGLPDMLPNDFDLRNAHAPLSRFIEGICQADLLFTPGESVSYQSMGFCLLGEVIQRITSLPCADYLHQSIFAPLQMHDTALGAPDNWYEGDKPKANRIAEIRLPETQLAANWNWNEKYWQSLGAPWGGLLTTPEDLSRFAAMMLNEGHFEDATILSPATVRVATTNQLNAMIDMPEKERRCRPWGLGWKLTWPGYSAHFGDLHSPNTFGHWGSTGTLLWMDPENNSFGIILCTEPQEPHGPYLARMTNRMRASIR, encoded by the coding sequence ATGCCGCCGTTTGCAGAATTGAAACCGAGCCAGGATCCTGCTGTTGTGGGACTCTGTCCCGAGCGCTGGACCGGGATTTCTAAACAGGCAGCGGCCTGGTGCGCAGCGGATGCTATTCCGGCGATCTCTTACTTGATGGGAAAAGAGAGCAATGCCACGGAGGTTGTACGGCTGGGGCGGCAACAGGTCAATTCGGATAAACCTCTGGCAACCGACAGCATCTTTCTCGTCGCCTCGATCACCAAGCCGATCGTGGGTACGGCTGTTTTGCAATTGCTCGAGCAGGGCGAGTTGATGCTAAACGACAAAGTCCGCAAGTTCATTCCCGAGTTCAAAGGGACCGGGAAAAATAGCATCACCCTGCGGCATCTGCTCACCCACAGTTCCGGTTTGCCCGATATGCTTCCGAACGATTTTGATCTGCGAAATGCGCACGCCCCCTTAAGCCGTTTCATCGAGGGAATCTGTCAGGCTGATTTACTCTTCACGCCGGGAGAATCAGTCAGCTACCAGAGTATGGGATTCTGCTTGCTTGGAGAAGTGATTCAGCGAATCACGTCGTTGCCCTGTGCTGATTACCTGCATCAGTCGATCTTCGCTCCGTTACAGATGCACGATACCGCCCTCGGTGCTCCAGACAATTGGTACGAGGGTGATAAACCGAAGGCGAATCGCATCGCAGAAATACGTCTTCCCGAGACGCAACTCGCTGCCAATTGGAATTGGAATGAAAAGTATTGGCAATCATTGGGAGCACCGTGGGGTGGGTTGCTGACAACTCCCGAAGATCTGTCCCGGTTCGCCGCCATGATGTTGAATGAAGGCCACTTTGAGGACGCGACAATATTAAGCCCCGCTACCGTGCGTGTTGCGACCACCAACCAGTTGAATGCAATGATCGACATGCCGGAAAAGGAACGTCGATGTCGTCCCTGGGGGTTGGGATGGAAGCTGACCTGGCCCGGTTATTCTGCGCACTTTGGCGATCTGCACAGTCCCAATACATTCGGGCACTGGGGCTCGACCGGCACGCTACTGTGGATGGATCCCGAGAATAATTCGTTTGGCATTATCCTCTGTACTGAACCTCAGGAACCGCACGGTCCTTATCTCGCCCGCATGACCAATCGCATGCGGGCTTCGATTCGATAA
- the can gene encoding carbonate dehydratase, translated as MRVLKNIFQKNRDWAQSEIDRDPNFFKNLEAQQSPEILWIGCADSRVPANQIMGMAPGEVFVHRNIANVVVHSDFNCLSVLEYAVAVLKVKHVIVCGHYGCGGVKGAMQNNKLGLIDNWLRHIKDVRSKHEQLLSECADNESELDTLCELNVIEQVLNVCHTTIVQEAWENGQELAVHGWIYRLKDGILKDLGSCITHPDELSDIYRLAVDSTMLAGASGSSSQPTG; from the coding sequence ATGAGAGTGTTAAAGAATATCTTTCAGAAGAACCGTGATTGGGCTCAAAGCGAAATTGATCGCGACCCTAATTTCTTTAAAAACTTAGAGGCCCAACAATCACCTGAAATCCTGTGGATTGGCTGTGCAGACAGTCGTGTCCCGGCGAATCAGATTATGGGAATGGCTCCGGGCGAAGTTTTCGTCCATCGCAATATCGCCAACGTGGTGGTTCATAGCGACTTCAATTGCTTATCCGTGCTGGAATACGCCGTCGCCGTCCTTAAAGTGAAACATGTGATCGTCTGTGGTCACTATGGTTGCGGCGGAGTCAAAGGGGCAATGCAGAACAACAAACTTGGACTGATTGATAACTGGCTACGCCATATCAAAGATGTGCGGTCCAAGCACGAACAACTGCTTTCCGAATGTGCTGACAACGAGTCGGAACTCGATACCCTCTGCGAGTTGAATGTCATCGAGCAGGTTCTAAACGTCTGCCATACAACGATTGTGCAGGAAGCTTGGGAGAATGGTCAGGAATTGGCCGTTCATGGTTGGATCTACCGCTTGAAAGATGGAATCCTCAAAGACCTGGGCAGTTGCATCACTCACCCCGATGAATTGTCCGACATCTATCGCCTTGCGGTAGACTCCACGATGCTGGCGGGTGCGAGTGGTTCTTCCAGTCAACCTACTGGGTAA
- a CDS encoding PDZ domain-containing protein: MKLPHYVRTICVLGIGSLLLAPAALLADPPGEGAIERKSRGGFQLDIGRFTPYARGLKIEIGPDRNGDRSVDVQVRQNGTIPIDLDVSVNPELRGPVYAERPDQLFDEAYTGAPGEDVLGAPSEPDLLGTPDEDGPQLLGPESSPRLEAPPEPTQPKSNEPTPVKPIAPPIPLEAPPEPGQEPLSTLEDFSPKADASSVVQANTNEPPQKAYLGVSVKPISEALATQFKDIIPAGAGLHLTQVGDNTPASKAGLMKHDIIIAVDGQPVGSLNKLVDIVHAHQTGDEVQVVLIRGSRLGELTVQLGDRDIQMTAGTSNPSDNASGKVPPTQLEFDAVAPGPEPRKMVVPLPGGLGFVEVGTYKPGPAPVVDPRTPIELQMQPVLDPRVIPQSEAPEFYSPRRSTQVLGAPTEVIELPSN; encoded by the coding sequence ATGAAGTTACCTCACTACGTCCGAACAATCTGTGTCCTGGGAATTGGAAGTCTCCTCCTGGCACCCGCAGCACTGCTGGCAGATCCTCCGGGAGAAGGAGCCATCGAACGAAAATCGAGAGGCGGCTTCCAGCTGGATATTGGTCGCTTCACCCCATATGCCCGTGGACTGAAGATTGAAATTGGTCCCGATCGCAATGGAGATCGATCTGTCGATGTTCAAGTCCGCCAGAATGGTACCATTCCCATCGATCTCGATGTGAGCGTCAACCCGGAACTGCGTGGCCCTGTCTACGCCGAACGTCCTGATCAACTTTTTGACGAGGCTTACACCGGAGCCCCCGGTGAAGACGTCCTTGGTGCCCCCAGTGAGCCCGACTTGTTGGGCACACCCGATGAGGACGGTCCTCAACTACTGGGACCTGAGTCTTCTCCCCGACTCGAGGCACCGCCGGAACCGACTCAACCTAAATCCAATGAACCGACCCCTGTAAAACCAATTGCCCCTCCCATTCCGTTGGAAGCTCCTCCGGAGCCGGGACAGGAACCTCTTTCAACACTGGAAGATTTCTCACCGAAAGCGGACGCTTCTTCTGTTGTCCAGGCAAATACGAATGAGCCACCACAGAAAGCTTATCTGGGCGTCAGCGTCAAACCCATCAGCGAGGCACTGGCAACTCAGTTCAAAGACATCATTCCCGCAGGCGCTGGCCTTCATCTGACACAAGTGGGTGATAACACTCCGGCGAGTAAAGCAGGGTTGATGAAGCATGACATCATCATCGCCGTCGATGGCCAGCCAGTCGGTTCCCTCAACAAACTAGTTGATATCGTCCACGCACATCAAACGGGCGACGAAGTTCAAGTCGTCCTCATTCGTGGCTCGCGTCTCGGTGAACTGACCGTTCAACTTGGTGACCGTGATATTCAAATGACGGCAGGCACATCCAATCCCTCTGATAATGCATCGGGAAAAGTACCGCCAACTCAACTTGAGTTCGACGCGGTGGCTCCTGGTCCCGAACCACGTAAAATGGTCGTCCCGCTACCAGGTGGACTTGGTTTCGTGGAAGTCGGCACCTACAAGCCTGGACCAGCTCCCGTCGTCGACCCTCGTACTCCGATCGAATTGCAGATGCAACCAGTCCTTGACCCGCGCGTTATCCCACAATCAGAAGCGCCCGAGTTCTATTCACCTCGTCGCTCTACACAGGTACTCGGTGCTCCTACTGAGGTAATCGAGCTTCCTTCTAACTAA
- a CDS encoding ROK family protein, giving the protein MTDQNSTAASDPNQSLFLGIDIGGTNVKIGVINDAGESLANTKIPTDPELGPAVVLQKIKEAASGIIKEAGTSLPKLKAVGVVSPGTMNIKQGMLINPTNLPGWQNYPIRQKFADAFERPTYLNNDANAAAYGEYWAGAARNASSLVFWTLGTGIGCGIIINDVVLNGENSHGGECGHIIIEMNEGRPWDTGQTGTLEAYASAKALIQRTYEALDAGTESSLQQVQESGESITPLLVAGEAEKGDDLSLKLIMDTARYLGVGTTSLMHTIDPDMVLFGGAMTFGGNETELGRRFLARIKEEVKQRAFPTPYENTTINFASLGGDAGYIGSAGCARRDWINAGSPEN; this is encoded by the coding sequence ATGACTGATCAAAACTCTACTGCTGCTTCCGACCCGAACCAATCGCTCTTTTTAGGGATCGATATTGGCGGGACCAACGTCAAAATTGGTGTCATCAACGATGCCGGTGAGTCGTTGGCGAATACCAAAATTCCGACCGATCCCGAATTGGGCCCCGCCGTCGTCCTGCAGAAGATCAAAGAGGCGGCATCCGGAATCATCAAAGAGGCGGGCACTTCGCTTCCGAAACTGAAAGCGGTTGGAGTCGTTTCTCCCGGAACGATGAATATCAAACAGGGAATGCTGATCAACCCGACGAACCTGCCGGGCTGGCAGAATTACCCGATCCGCCAGAAATTCGCCGACGCTTTCGAACGACCGACTTATCTGAATAACGATGCCAATGCGGCGGCCTATGGAGAATACTGGGCCGGAGCCGCCCGGAACGCCAGTTCTCTCGTCTTCTGGACATTGGGAACGGGGATCGGCTGCGGGATTATCATCAATGATGTCGTTTTGAATGGAGAAAACTCACACGGCGGCGAGTGCGGGCATATCATTATTGAAATGAATGAGGGGCGTCCGTGGGACACGGGGCAGACCGGAACCCTGGAAGCGTATGCCTCGGCCAAGGCATTGATTCAGCGAACTTACGAAGCATTGGATGCTGGAACAGAATCATCTTTACAACAGGTGCAGGAATCTGGAGAATCAATCACCCCGCTCCTGGTGGCTGGCGAGGCGGAAAAAGGGGATGATCTGTCCCTTAAATTGATTATGGATACTGCCCGATATCTGGGCGTGGGGACTACCAGCTTGATGCATACGATCGATCCGGACATGGTTCTCTTCGGTGGAGCCATGACGTTCGGCGGAAATGAGACGGAATTAGGCCGCCGTTTTCTGGCCAGAATCAAGGAAGAAGTCAAACAGCGGGCCTTTCCGACTCCGTATGAAAATACCACGATTAATTTCGCCTCCCTGGGAGGCGACGCCGGATACATCGGCTCGGCAGGGTGTGCTCGTCGCGATTGGATCAACGCCGGAAGCCCGGAGAATTGA